The DNA segment TGTTGGCGGCTTCGAAGTAACGCGAATTAAGATTATCCTTCAGTCTATAACTCATTTTTTACCTTCTACTTGGTCTGTGATATCAGAAACCTCTGTGACACTATCTGTCCAACCATTTACAATAACTGCAGGTGAGTGTGTCGTAAGTATAATCTGGACATTAGGGTTCAATTCCAATATCATATCAATTAGACGCTCTTGCCATTCAATATGCAAACTAACTTCAGGTTCATCCATAAACAAAATGTAATGTTGGTTATCTTCGATAAGGACGGTGAGTAGTATTGCCAGCATTTGTTTTTCACCACTAGACAATTGGTATGGAGTAAGTTCTTCTTCTGTCTGTAAAAAACGGATTTCATTTTTTGTTCTTATAAGTGTCTTTCTTGTACTTGCGAATAGTTCATCAATCAAGTTTTGAAATTTTATTTTTGGTTCAGAAATTTTTTGTGCTTTAGCTGCCGCATCTGCTGCACAACTCTGTAAAGTAGATATTATACGGTTACCTATATTTACTTGATAGTCAAGATAACGTCTCTGTAATTGATAAATTTGCCAATCCAAATCAGTATTTACACCATTCTCCTCAATTTTGTTAGCAATTTCAGCATACATAAGTGGCCTATCGAAACTTTTAATGACATCGAATCGAATCCATGTTGCTTCTGCTGGTGATACAGTAAGATGTACCCCCCTAAGTGCGTGACTAGCGAATTCTCCACCAGGAGATAAGCCTTTTTCAACCTTGTTGAGAATTGTACTTTTGCCTTCACCGTTAATACCGCTTAAAATATTGACTTTTTTGTCAAGATCCCATACAATATGTTTGTGACCACTCCATAGTGAATCAATCTCAATTCTTTTGATATAGTCAGCGTATTTCTGCATAATATTGTATTTTATATATTATTTATTCGCAAAAATAAAAAATAAAATTATAAATTACTAACTTTGCACCATAAATAATAATAAAAACATAAAAATGGATAACAAAAGACAACTTATAGCTCACCTTTCAATGTTGCTAGCCTGTATATTTTGGGGACTTATGGCTCCACTTGGTAAGGATGCTATGACTCATGGAATTACAGGGATAGACATGGTAACATTCAGAGTAATAGGAGGGGCATTATTGTTTTGGTTTTCATCATTATTTGTAAAGCATGAAAAAATATCCCGTCATGACCTTTTTATGTTATTTTTCGCTGGTATTTTTGGTCTTGTTTGTAACCAATGCTGTTATACTATTGGACTTAGTATTACGTCTCCTGTAAATGCAAGTATCGTAGTTACGTCTATGCCTATCTTTACTATGATATTGGCAGCAATAATACTTCATGAACCTATTACCAGTAAGAAAGTATTAGGTGTATTTTTAGGTTGTATAGGTGCTGTAGCTCTTATACTTACAAGCGCTTCAGCTACAAGTGATAAGGTTGGTGATATACGAGGAGATTTGTTGTGCATGCTTGCTCAATTGTCTTTTGCACTTTACCTAACTCTTTTCAACCATTTAGTAAAGAGATATTCCGTGTTTACGATAAATAAATGGATGTTTACTTCTGCCGTTTTTATTATAGTCCCTTTTTCATTCCATCATGTCGCTTCGATATCGTGGAGTGTCGTACCAGTGAAGACTTGGATCGAAACAGGATATGTAGTTTTGTTTGGAACGTATATTAGCTATATACTTACAATGGTAGGTCAGAAAACGTTACGACCTACAGTTGTAAGTGCATATAATTATGTTCAACCGATGGTATCTGTAACGGTAAGTATACTACTAGGAATAGGGGTCTTTAAGTTAGGACAAGCTTTCTCTGTTATTTTTGTTTTCGCTGGTGTTTGGCTCGTAAATAAATCAAAAAGCAGGGCTGATATTGTTAATGGCAAATAATATAAAAGGACCTGAAAGCTTTTAGTATATCTTTCAGGTCCTTTTTTGTACCTATTTTAAAGTTTTGCTAATTCAATGACTTTATCAACAGCAGAAGAAAGTCCATCTACATTTTTACCTCCTGCGGTAGCATAATGCGGTTGTCCTCCTCCACCACCTAATATTAATTTGGCAGCTTCACGAACCATCTGTCCTGCATTAAGATTATGGTTCTTAACCATATCTTCGCTTAGCATAACACTAAGCATTGGCTTACCTGCCGATTCTGTTCCGATAACGCATAGCAGATTCTCCTGCACAGACTGGCGTATCTTGAATACAAGGTCCTTGGTTGCGGCAGCGTCTAGAGGCAGAACTGCTGTGATAACCTTCACTCCATTTACATCTTTGGCTTGTGCTATTAATTTTTCTTTTGCACGCTCTACAGTTTGAGCTTGGAACTTCTCAATATCTTTCTTCATTGAGTCGTGTTCTTCAATATACTTCTCTATTACACCTCTTAGATCTTTGGCATTATTGAACATTCCACGGATTGCGCGTATGCCATCTTCTAGAGTGTACATCATCTCTTCACATTCTTTACCTGTTTTTGCCTCAATACGGCGGATTCCAGCAGCAACGCTGCTTTCAGATATGATTTTTAACATCCCGATGCGCCCGGTAGACTTTGCATGTATACCACCACAGAACTCACAACTTGGTCCGAAACGTACTACACGTACCTTGTCTCCATATTTTTCACCGAATAGAGCAACTGCACCAAGTTTTTTAGCTTCGTCTATAGGAGTATCACGATGTTCATCTAAAGGTAAATCTTGACGAATCATATCATTAACGAGTCGTTCTACCTCGCGTATTTCTTCGTCTGTTACTTTCTGGAAGTGAGAGAAGTCAAAACGAAGTGTATCAGCCGATACATAAGATCCCTTTTGCTCTACATGGTCGCCTAATACTTGTTTTAATGCATAGTCGAGTAGGTGAGTAGCTGTGTGATTGGCTGCACTTCCGTCACGCTTGTCGATGTCAACGCAAGCCATAAAGTCTGCTTTCGGGTCCACCGGAAGTTTTTTAACAATATGTATAGACTGCCCATTTTCACGTTTCGTATCAATGATTTCAATAGTCTCATTTTCACTGCATATTACGCCACAATCTCCAACTTG comes from the Xylanibacter oryzae DSM 17970 genome and includes:
- a CDS encoding AAA family ATPase — its product is MQKYADYIKRIEIDSLWSGHKHIVWDLDKKVNILSGINGEGKSTILNKVEKGLSPGGEFASHALRGVHLTVSPAEATWIRFDVIKSFDRPLMYAEIANKIEENGVNTDLDWQIYQLQRRYLDYQVNIGNRIISTLQSCAADAAAKAQKISEPKIKFQNLIDELFASTRKTLIRTKNEIRFLQTEEELTPYQLSSGEKQMLAILLTVLIEDNQHYILFMDEPEVSLHIEWQERLIDMILELNPNVQIILTTHSPAVIVNGWTDSVTEVSDITDQVEGKK
- a CDS encoding DMT family transporter produces the protein MDNKRQLIAHLSMLLACIFWGLMAPLGKDAMTHGITGIDMVTFRVIGGALLFWFSSLFVKHEKISRHDLFMLFFAGIFGLVCNQCCYTIGLSITSPVNASIVVTSMPIFTMILAAIILHEPITSKKVLGVFLGCIGAVALILTSASATSDKVGDIRGDLLCMLAQLSFALYLTLFNHLVKRYSVFTINKWMFTSAVFIIVPFSFHHVASISWSVVPVKTWIETGYVVLFGTYISYILTMVGQKTLRPTVVSAYNYVQPMVSVTVSILLGIGVFKLGQAFSVIFVFAGVWLVNKSKSRADIVNGK